The Plasmodium knowlesi strain H genome assembly, chromosome: 5 genome has a window encoding:
- a CDS encoding SICAvar, type I (fragment): DALEKDINKELAHLLKNMTEGQTESDVVDLCKDNDKWDKLGHKERKTNKAACLLFASGLKHIYNQHKGSVKGPVKGPSFEQTMGCLFLKEYAKQLKEMANEKKRGHSWVHPLCDIDKGIKHAFSESEKIMKSVLDECSSGPNGISCFVCTQNNDYNNCKIGDDNIGNKAKDLFKGESEQNQMQQTLENTVCPILLTDLLTPFLPLAPVSIGLSAMAYYLWKYFGPLGKGGSRFRRSPVEIPGPSVQEQVLDHVEEAGPHEYRLVKERKPRSAPTRTKRSGPVNRRTIIEIHFEVLDECQKGDTQLNQKDFLELLVQEFMGSELMEEEQVSKEDVFMEGVPLERVPMESVPSLGSVFMV, encoded by the exons gatgCCTTGGAGAAAGACATCAATAAGGAATTAGCGCATCtcctaaaaaatatgacGGAGGGTCAGACTGAATCGGACGTTGTCGACCTCTGCAAAGACAACGACAAATGGGATAAACTTGGccataaagaaaggaaaacaaataaagcagcttgtttactttttgcttcaggattaaaacacatttataaCCAACATAAAGGCAGTGTTAAGGGCCCTGttaagggcccatcgtttgaacaaacgatgggttgtttatttcttaaagagtatgcaaaacaattgaaagaaatggcaaatgagaagaaaagaggacatagttgggtacatcctctttgtgacatagataagggcataaaacatgcttttagcgaaagtgaaaaaattatgaagagtgTATTAGATGAATGTAGCAGTGGTCCTAATGGTATTTCTTGCTttgtatgcacacaaaacaatgattataataattgcaaaattggcgaTGACAATATAGGAAATAAAGCTAAAGATCTGTTCAAAGGCGAATCGGAACAAAACCAAATGCAACAAAccttagagaatacagtctgtcccatccttcttacggatctccttaccccttttcttcctttggctcctgtctctattggcctttctgctatggcttattacctttggaag tattttggtcctcttggtaaaggaggatcacgtttcagaagatctcctgttgaaattcctggtccatcagtacaagaacaagtcctcgatcatgtggaagaagctggtccacatgaatatcgattggtgaaggaacgaaaacctcgttctgctccaacaagaacaaaacgttctggtcccgtgaatcgccgcacgattattgaaattcattttgaagtgttggacgaatgtcaaaaaggagacacacaattgaaccagaaggattttctggaacttttggttcaagaattcatgggatccgaattaatggaagaagaacaggtttcTAAGGAAGACGTTTttatggaaggtgttcctttggaacgagttcctatggaaagtgttccaagtttaggttccgtgtttatggtttag